In Dermacentor variabilis isolate Ectoservices chromosome 11, ASM5094787v1, whole genome shotgun sequence, one genomic interval encodes:
- the LOC142564472 gene encoding prestin-like, producing the protein MQLLSRVAAPALAVSVVSYAITVSLGRIFSRKHNYTIDPNQEFLALGACNLFGAFFACFPVGASVPRSSIQEGAGGKTQVVSFVNSVIIFVVITCLSSYFEKLPVAILCTIIFVSLKKVFLQVKDFQRFWRISKIDGNIWMVSFLATVVVDVQFGLVIGIIFSLLTLVYQIKRPKACLLGSIPNTDFYVPVKDYGVFVKCMRCSLFFSAGS; encoded by the exons ATGCAACTGCTGTCGCGCGTGGCGGCGCCGGCTCTCGCCGTGTCGGTGGTCAGCTACGCCATCACCGTCTCGCTGGGTCGCATATTCTCCAGGAAGCACAACTACACCATAGACCCGAACCAG GAGTTCCTGGCCTTGGGCGCGTGCAATCTGTTCGGCGCATTCTTCGCTTGTTTCCCGGTAGGGGCGTCGGTACCGCGGAGTTCTATACAAGAGGGCGCTGGAGGCAAGACGCAA GTCGTCAGCTTCGTCAACTCTGTCATCATTTTCGTCGTGATCACCTGCCTCAGCTCCTACTTCGAGAAACTTCCCGTG GCCATTCTCTGCACGATCATTTTCGTTTCACTCAAGAAAGTGTTCCTTCAAGTCAAAGACTTCCAGCGCTTCTGGAGGATATCGAAGATCGATGGC aacattTGGATGGTCTCATTTTTGGCCACTGTGGTGGTGGATGTGCAGTTTGGACTCGTCATCGGAATCATCTTCTCACTACTCACTCTAGTCTACCAGATCAAAAG GCCAAAGGCTTGCCTACTGGGCAGCATCCCCAACACGGACTTCTATGTTCCGGTGAAGGACTACGGCGTT TTTGTTAAATGCATGCGCTGTTCGCTCTTCTTCTCGGCAGGCAGCTGA